ACAAGACAGGAAGGGAAGGAGAGGCCCATTCGAAACAACCTCGAAGGAGTCAGAGCGTGGCTGCAGAGACAAAGTGCTGGCGTGCTGATTGAGTCATGTGATCGGAGCGGGATGTCCTGCTCGTTATGACCATGTCCCTGATCAGAGACGAGGGGCGTTGGAGGAGAGGGACAGCAGAGTCAGTGACGTGGGTCAGAGGGTCTTTCCCCCGTCCCACAGTAGATACGCAGATATGGGCGAGGACGTAAACGCagacaggggaggagggagagggggcagccctttttttcccctaatAGTaaagcatggggggggggtcggggggggttGAACTACAAAAAGACGTGCGTCGCCACATGCACCATAAAGCCTCACGACGATCCCAGAGTGGTGGCTATGGCTTCTGAAAGAACAGCCCTGGGAGAGAGGGCGAGGCCAGTGAGCGCTCCAGATCTGGGTCTATACACTGGTCCCAGTGCAACGGGCAGAAAGATTAGtgcaggtggagctggtggACCCGTGGGTGGAGGTCCACCGAGCAGCGAGTAGAGCGGTCACGGAGAGCAGGGAGCAGACGCTGAAAACTGACAGAGACaatgaacacagagagagaacaacttgtgcacacacacacacacacaatgatacgTCAGACACTGGATCACCCGCTTTACAGAACACACATCCTGCATGTTAACGGGTGgccaggaaaacacacaaacacacacacacacacacacacacaaatacacgcacacaaatacacgcacacaggcaaagggaggaaggaagaggagcacaggaaataaaaacacgCAGATAGGAGCAAACTGGGCTATATGTATACGGGACAACCAGGAAGTGATGATGGCTGCTCGGCTGTGAGCAGGAGTAACTGTACAGCTCTCGATTAAAATCAGTAACGTGCACAGTTTTCTCAGTAGTGGTGCGGTTTCATGTCAATGGACACAACTGAGGAGAGTCCAGTAAGCGAAGGCCAGTTACATTCAACACCAGCATCAACAGGCCTCTGACCGCAGCAGACATTCTGGCGCGTTATAGCCGTAAACATTAATAATGAGGGCATTCCATTCAGATGAGCGACTACTGGGGtcctgtgactgtgtgtgtgtgtgcgatagCTTACTGGCACGATTGATTAACTGGGACGTTTGATATCCGGCTAAATCTGAATTTTCACGTGTGCTTTTTTCCTTTGTATGACAAGTCAAAACGTCTGCCGTGACAAAAAGGAACGTGGGCCCAGAGaaccacaaaataaaaatggccGCTTGAATTCATGGGGACTGAGTTTGTTCAGATTGGGGCCTCGGCTGTTGAGCGAAGTCCCAGCCGGAGAACAAAGCCCTCCCTCCACCAGACAGCATCGCACAATGGGAAAGGCCAAAGTCAACCAGACCCCCATTTTCCAGACAGGCTGAGTGAAAACCACAGGGGGGGCTCTCCAGGGGTTTCATGACACCAGCAGTTCACCAGTCAGCCGCTGCGTGTGTTACAGGAATGTAATTTGATATAGGAATGTAATACTGACACTGGATCAGCTGTTTGGTGTTGGCTGTATTTAATGAACAAGGGATGTTACCCTGCAGAACGTGGAGAGCACAGTACTGTTACACCGGTGTTGTACATCAGTGTTTCTGTGAAACATCTGCATCTTGTCCGGTCGGTACTGATCATTACACTTTTGGTGTTTACAatatgtttgggggggggggaattaaatGTTTCGACATGGCACAGAGCTCCATGAACGTTCTGGAAAATGGGGCTTAGGCATCACAGTTGTAATATCTGAAAGAACACTTGATCGTAGAAACTATTTGATGCTCTGATTTGCTCCAAACACGTAGAACCTCCTGAAAACAACCGTTTCACATCCGTTTCTCGGCCCTTGATTCGAGTTGTAGGTCAAGAAATGTGGTTACGGCTAAAAACTGATATTTCTTATATATGCTCCCCAGCCAAGATCCCCACGTCTCTCTGCCACTTTGGTAAATTCCAGGAATGCATGCATTCATATAAACATcatacagttttgttttttttttcctttaaaaaagacaaaagaaaatccCAAAAGAGCGACAACAAAGAAATCTATAAACCTGCCAACATGCCGATAAAAACACTGAATGTTTGTCTCAGAATCAAGTGTTCAAAAAAATGACTTGCAAATATAAACCCCAACACAAACATTACGACTCTGAACTGATCCGAAAACACTCAAACAACGTCGTGTACAAACGAAAACCGCGACAAGCACACTTAATAAAACAACgacgaaaaaaacaaaaaataagagaaggttttatatttttttttgtatatacatACTCACACCGGATAAGCATCCCTGTTCTTTTAGCCCTCGACTTTGACCCAGGTTGCGATTTACATGGAGCCGAGACGAGAGAGTTATGGTGTTGGTTAATACAGTAGTATGATtttatatggggggggggggggggcgacagagAGGAAAGACAGATCAGCGACAGGTGAAGGATGAACAAACGgtacagaagaagagaagagaagagccgTGACTGCAGATGGGACGAGGTGAGGCGTTTGACtgggaaacaaaacacagaggaagagtCCAACACGGGAGAAGAACCAAACCAGTACGAGTACGACAGaccccacccaccccacccaGCCACAGAAATCAAAGTGGAACTTAGCTCTCTCTTGCAGTAGAAATGGAAAGATAAGcagttaaatgtttgtgttttctcttttttgttggtttcttgaagattttttgtttttgttttcttggttTTAGCATGTTGTTTGGAGTCTTCTTGTTCCGAGCCTCTGCGTGGTGTTGTCACTCTTTAGGGCTgcgagaaagagaagaaaacgtGATGAGGCTCTTGGACGATATTCCAGACTTTTACCTTCACTCCTATCATTTGTGATGAGTTTTGAAACTGAGCACTGAGGCGTTGGCGTATAAACAGCCCTGAACATTTGTGTACCCGTTAACGTCTCttgcatcttgggaacaatgTGCAACAGTGATTTCTTTGTATTGTGCAAGATGCAACACTGGCAAGACTCCGAGAGGAGGGAGCATctcagtttcagtttcagttaTGTGAAATAAACAGTTTAGAATTCTTTGTGAACCTTGAAAATTGATCCGTCTAGTCGATTACATGGAAATACATTTATGTGCCTATGATTCTGTCCTCTAGGATCTGTGTGACCGCAAACAGGTTCAGTGACTAAACAATGTGCAGGGTGTTTAAGCTATGAATGGCAGGTGCTccactgacatctagtggtctTGAACCGACCAATCACATTCAGAGCTCTGCTGCAGTTTAAAGAAGACAAAATCAGAAATGcgaaacatttgttttgcatgAAGAGAGCAGATCCTGAGCTTTGGTTCTCTTAGTGTGCGCtgcagtaagtgtgtgtgtgttggtgtgtgtgggtgtgtgtttgtgtttcagtttcatgtACCTGTGTGTCTCAGGAGCCCTGGTAGTGTTCCTGGAAACGAGCCGTTTCCTCATagatcagctccttcagcttctccttGGGAAGGTCATCCAGCTCCATTTGGAAAGTGAAGGGCTCCTCCGCTACCGgctacaaacacatacacacacattttataacACTTCTGTCTTCGTGCCAAAATCCAGTTGCACCGTTCTGCACACATTTACCTAACATAACAAAACAGCAGCAATGATCGAGAGCCGACGGCTGCTCAGAGAGAAAAGCCTGAGTGGTGCAGTTTAATTTCCAGAATGTGCAGAGAATGAACAAAAAACTACAACCAGAAAACAGAATGCACAAATTGAGGTATTAATCAAATCAAGCTGTAAAACAAAAGGGAGAATTGTGCCAACACTTACATAAACTTTGATGTGATGAGAGATTACGTACTTTAACCTGGAGCAAACGTAACACTAACTGCATTCCGAACCCGGCTAAGAGGCTTCCCGGCACAAAGCAGAACGGCTCACAACTAAAGCCTGGCGAACAACATGAATTAATAAGCCCTTCTGCcacaaacatttgtgtttggCTTCTTTCCCTGTGTGTTGTTCAAATTCCTCTTTAACTGCACAGTTTTAATACTGATTCAAACAAGGCACacagctccaacaacaactacagccTCCATGCGTACCTCATCTGTGGGATCATAGTACTGCTCCAGGTAAGGATGAGCCAGGGCCTCCTCCACGCTGATGCGCTTGATGGGATTAAAGGTCAACATGCGACCCAGCAGGTCCAGAGCTGCGTTAAGATTCAGAGAGCTTCAGTTAGTTCAATCACCGGCTTGTGCAGCCATATGAAATACAACTATTCTTCAAAATCTTTTTTGAGACTgcgggagaaaaaaaacttcacATTCATACAAGTCAATAATTTCAATTTGTTCGTAtatcttttacattttatttttaagtatcTTATGCCgtctaataaaaaaatctatatgtTTAAGGAATAAATTGTGTAATTAAAATAACCATAATATTAGAATAATAATTTTGTTATTAAATTATCTGGATAATCTGAATCAAGAATCTAATTTTTCAATTTCCTACCTCTCCAACATcaatatgtttattattttaacaatcCCAGTAAAGAGCTTTGTGGAAAGAATTTAACAAAATATGTATatagaaatattaatataattattccTTTGTTAATCCTACGCATCAAATCACTATAGCTACTGATACAAGCTATACAAGTTTTTTTCCACACACAGTTCAGTTCCACCTTCAGCCTCCACCTGCTTCCTCAGATTAGTCTgcaggttttgttttttccaatAAATATGACATATCATTTCTCATTCCATGTTTAAGTACCTTTTGAGTCGGCCTTGTAGAAGAGCTTGTCCCAGGGGATCTTGGGTTTCTCAGGCAGGGACTGCAGGTAGTTCCTCGCCTTCATGTTGATGATGCAGTTCAGATCTTCTGGAGTCGGGGAGCCGAGGACGCCTGCACAGAGAGGAGTGTCATGGACACCTCTCAACATGGCTGCTCGTAGAGAGACATTCTTGTTACGTGGCCAGGAGCTGTATCTCACCCAGTATGTGGTTGAGCTGGTCCAAGTAGTGTTTCCCAGGGAAGATCGGCTTGTTGGACAACATCTCAGCCAGGATGCAGCCCACTGACCAAATATCTATGGACTTAGAGTagccctgagacaaacacacaaaccatcaacacactgacaaacacactcacacttcgATCAATCCACATCggtcacacacacccaccttgGAGTTGAGCATGATTTCTGGAGCCCTGTACCAACGCGTGGCCACGTACTCGGTCAAGAAACCTGTGTGGTCGTGCTCAGGGTCGGCTATCCTCGCCAGGCCAAAGTCACAGATCTGAGGACAACAcaaagggtcagaggtcagaaacATCAGTCTGTGAACCGGTCACactacagctgctttcagacatgcactgatcaGAGAAGCAGTAGAAGACGCCAACGAATTGAAAAACAATGAGATTGGAGCTGTTGGTGATAAAGGGCTGGTGTTTGCTGTAAACAAGAGACACATGACTTCTGCAATGGAACCTATACGCCTCCTCCTGCCGTCTGCCTCCTCTACCCAGTCATCAACCGAtctggaggatctcctgcttcTTTCTTCATCTGTGAAAGTCAAAGTCTGCAAAAAATCTGGTCTGAAAGAGGCTTTTGTGTCAGATTTACAACTTAAGCCCAAAACTCATAGAACTAGTTGGTAAGGAATAATAGGGTGGTTCCTTTTATTGTGTGCTTTTCCAACAAActttatttctcttcttcttaaattctgtttttctttgatcAAATCGCCAAATTGCAGGAAGCCTGGAGCCAGGCAGTGACCAGCTCAGAGACTGTACACAGTGAACAGGGATGTGGAGAAACCAGGGCCTAATGGGGGCTAGTGTGGAATATGATAAATCAATTTGAGGATCATATTACTCCAAGTCATTGGATATGCACATTAAGTAACAATAGTGGCACAAAGCCAGGGTCTTAATGTGTGGCTGTagttatatgtgtgtattttgattttccttttttattgtgGAGTGAAATGTTTCAGGAAGCTGCTTCAACATATCCCgctttagtttttttcactCCACCCACATGATCAGCTAATCCAGGGATTGATGGTCGGCTGTCAAGAGTTCACAAGTGTACTGATACTGAGCAACACACCGAAGAGAACTCTGACTGTGATGGAGCAAACTGACCAGCACCTAACTAAGACACAGCTAAATCATATTTTCCCATGGtttgttaaattttttaatatgtcCTCatgtttaacaaccctttgtgaAATTAATCGTACATCCTTGATCTGTGACGCTTTAAAACACCCTCTCTTTAAATGTAcgctgtgtgtttcagttttgaTAAGTGGTTTCCAACATTCTCCAAAAGGTAAGTGGAGAAAGAATCAAGATGCTAACGCTCGCTGTTGTTGCCAGCGGAGAAGAAGCCAGGGCCACGCCTCATTACACACATCTAACATCATGCAACTGTACAGCAAATCAGTCgttacattaaaaccagtttCTGGTTCAATGCAGTGACGGATTGGTGTATTGTGTTACAGAAATGAGTCATTGTTTACGTCTAAAAGGTACTAAGACCTTGACTCATTTACATGGTTAAGATATTGTCATTAATAATCTTCACTGAAGACACTCCTGCAGGATTTCACTTTAGGCCACTTCATGTTCAAACTGTTACAGGCTGAAAAAAAGTGTGTGACTCCGTGTTTCTATTTTCAAGCTTTACACTTTTCAcctaaatggaaaaacaaattaaaaaaagaatccaTTCAGATTCTGAGCTCATGAGAGACAAAGGGACATCAGGCAGAGaccacagctcctctctgttttcaggaaaatgtctatTACAAGTCTGGAAGTCTGCCTCATCCGAATAACATCAACAACATGGGTTCTTTGGCTCGGTCGTGAGGAGCAAGCGAAGGCCCGGGTCAATCTGTCACCCTGATCCAACATTCCTGAGATACTTTCCTGTTACTGGTACCAATGGTTAAAAAAGCATATTTGCTGAGAAACATTATGGTTCTCAGCTCACAGGGAATAAAATGAATACTAAATttacaatatataaatgtaactCACTCAATATATTCAATATGTATATTGAAATGTGGTCTAGTTTTCTTGTATGTGCGTTAGTGTAATCTCCCAAAAATCTGTAAGTAACATGAAACACCAAAAGTCACAGACAAAACCGCCTTGTCACCAGTGATGatggtgtgtgtaggtgtgtgtgtgtgtgtgtgtgtgtgtgtgtgtgtgtgtgtgtgtgtgtgtgtgtgtttgtgtgagtgtgcacagaCCTTGAGATCGCAGGTGGTGTTGATGAGCAGGTTGGAGGGTTTGAGGTCACGGTGCAACACGTTGGCTGAGTGAATGTACTTGAGGCCTCTTAGGATCTGGTAGAGGAAGTAGCAGACGTGGTCGTTGCTCAGCCTCTGGCTCTTCAGCAGCTTGTAGAGGTCCGTCTCCATCAGGGTCTGCACAATGTAGCTGGAGGGACGCTCGAGTCAAGGAGGACAACGACTTGGGGACAAAGGAACGTTCTTAAATATCTCGTGCATTTTTCAGCGGTGGAAATTTATGAGGGAAGCTCGAGCCAAGAGCTGCTGAATCATACCTCATCTCATACTTTGTTTAAACGTGTGTTAACACGCCGTTTGGACAAGCAAAGAGACACATCACCCGCTAAGCCTCTCTCCCTATAGCTCCCTGATTGGACCAGTTTCCAGCCTCAGGGCACAATGATCATTTGTCAGGTTTTCTAGACTCCTATCTTGTAGACAAATCTGGGACGGCCAGACTTGCACTTGGTCAACTACAGTCGGTGCAATGATTGTGTTGCAATAACTTAGTAATACTCAACAAGTCCAGAGATGGCTCTAGGCTGATAATGTCGAGTCCTTCGCTCAACCACTGTGGGCCAGAATGAAATATCTCTAGTACTGGATGGTGTAAACATTCATATCCTCCTAAGGATGGACTGTTATAACTTTAGAGGATCCCTTAACCTTTCCTCTAATGGCAACATCAGGTAATGTTGCTATAAGACGCCCTGGTATTGGTGCTGCTGTCCCTGGATTTTGTAACATCAGTCCAAGATCATGAGTcggcaacaaaacaacaaagtggAGTGTCCAGGCatatcaaagaagaagaaaaaagaaaaatcacacatTTCCTTCGCCTTTCGCTGAGGACAAAGCAGCTTTTCACAAACTGCCACAGCAGCAGTCACAGTAACACACTGACTGACCGGTCATGACCCCGGTTCACTGCTAGCAGCTCTGCGATCGGTCGCTGCTTTCTATCTAAAGAGGGACTGACCTGGGGTGACACAGCTAAACGAAAACCAAAGACATGTTGAATCAATACCAATTAATTCTGAAATGATCAATTTAGCATTTGACAGGATAAACGTGGTTAAATTGAGGTGTGTATCTTTTTTTTCAACTCTGAATTGTGCCATGCTATTTCTAAAGCAACTTTTCCATCAACTTTGGCTCCAACAACTATTAGACCCTGCCATTGGAGGTTTTAATTGCAGTTTAAAATAATTCAGTAACACTACCAGAGGCAGATATATTTCACAATTTAGCCTCAATTCAGACAAAATATTAACGTCTCCATCAAGTATTCTTTCCTTTCAACTATTACCCATCTTGAAACTCTATGGCAAAAGAGTATAGTGAGCGAGTGCTGGATTAATAACCGTGTATTTGTTTGGTTGaaccccaccacacacacaacctcaatCATTTTCAGGCAGGAGCAGTCACAGCTGAATTCTTaacgtcacacaaacacacaaaatgaaaaaacaaagctgTTGCAATAAATTTTAAAGCCTCTCCAAATGTTGCTGCACATCGTTTTGTTACGGGTTGTTGGATCCAGCATGAACAGATGTTTAAATTAACGCTTAATAGTGTCTCTCCCCtt
Above is a genomic segment from Pleuronectes platessa chromosome 16, fPlePla1.1, whole genome shotgun sequence containing:
- the mapk3 gene encoding mitogen-activated protein kinase 3, with protein sequence MADSSSTAAVGAAGSNSAAAAAGAAGTVAQDVAPGAAGPKPVSESVKGQLFDVGPRYTNLSYIGEGAYGMVCSAMDNVNTSRVAIKKISPFEHQTYCQRTLREIKILLRFHHENIIGINDILRARQLDNMRDVYIVQTLMETDLYKLLKSQRLSNDHVCYFLYQILRGLKYIHSANVLHRDLKPSNLLINTTCDLKICDFGLARIADPEHDHTGFLTEYVATRWYRAPEIMLNSKGYSKSIDIWSVGCILAEMLSNKPIFPGKHYLDQLNHILGVLGSPTPEDLNCIINMKARNYLQSLPEKPKIPWDKLFYKADSKALDLLGRMLTFNPIKRISVEEALAHPYLEQYYDPTDEPVAEEPFTFQMELDDLPKEKLKELIYEETARFQEHYQGS